The sequence below is a genomic window from Dermacentor albipictus isolate Rhodes 1998 colony chromosome 2, USDA_Dalb.pri_finalv2, whole genome shotgun sequence.
AGGAAGTTGCACTAAGAAGAGGGCAGGACACGGAAACGTGCACACACAACACTGCACCCCTTTTGCCACAGGTTCGCCATGGCTGCATGGGCACACAAGGAAAGAGAAGAGAAGCCAGAAGATGTATGCAAAAGAATCAGATGACAGAAGAGAGGCGAGGGCTTTTCATTAGTATGAATGCTTGCCTGTGGAAAAAGCAGAGGTGGCAAGAGGACTACGAAGCACATGTCGCcatacttcaaaaaaaaaaaaaaaaaacacaactggCACACGACAAAAGAACGGTAACTGGTGTGCACATGACAAGAGCTCACTTTCCAGGTGCTGCGAGGAAGCCATCTACAGCAAGCACACCACAAGAAACATTTGTACCCTCGCGACCAGTATATTGACAAGTTAGGTTTACATATGCTCTCGGGCAGCAATTACAAAAATTGCATCACCTTTTATGCACCAACACGTAAATGCACAAGAAAATGACATGGGCCCATCATAAATGTTGGCAATTAGTAAACCTGCCACCGATTTGACGAAGCACAATGCAAGGTAAACAGTGACTTGCATTATTAATCCAACACTCTTAAATGGGGATTCCGTGCTTACCACCAATTTTAACTCAAATTTCTTATGAAGACTGCAATCCTTGATTTCGAATATTTACACTTGGCATTTTATTTTCCTGGTTTATTCCAACATTTGGTTGCCTGCAGGTGGCAAGAACAAGTCCATGCCTCTAAGCTACTCATCTCTGATGGCAAGGTGTGTGCAACAAcggtagctttttttttccttggatgAAGAATGCTTAAATTTCAGCACAACACAGCAGCAGTAAGCACAAAATCTTAAAATTTGTTAAAGTAAAAATGATGGTCTCTGGAGTTGTCATGGGGCTTCATAGGTTTGGAAGTTTCTGAAGGCATTAAGCCTGGAAAACTTTTCATCTGTGCGAGCCCAACCCTGCCTCCCATGCAGGAGACAAGCCTGCAAAGTTTAAAATTACGCTTATGGTAATGTTACACAACTCTACAGAAATAAACAAATGCCAGTCTTCAGGTAACAACCATGGTTCCTTTGTGGTGTTACAAGCTCTAAGTGTCCTCCTGCGTTCCCTGCAGTGATGCCTAGCGGCACACAACCTGCACTTCTTGTTTTCTCACCTGCACGGTCATCCAGGTCAGACAGCTTCTGGTCTCGTTCCAAAACTTTCTCAACATTGACACGCATTATGCCCACCACCTGGGCCCAGCAGAGAAAGAGCGCAACCTCCCAATGCAAACAAACCCCGTGGTTTGAAATTTTCGAACATAATTCGTGCAAAGAAAGTGCTATTCTTGTTTGCAAGGCATGAGGCAGCAAAGTGTTATACATATTTTAGTATGAGCAGTTGCAACAGTTCAATTGAGTGGAACCCATGCCAAGCAGAAGGGCGACAGCAGTACCAGCAACCTACAGATAATATGTTATTACCACAATCATAGTGCAGGATGACCTGCTAGAAGTTTGATgcaggaaaatatttttttttttcacctaatgTCTGTTCACAGATTCTACATGTAAGTGAAACAAAAACGCACCATATTCTGGATGATAACAAAAAATGaccgcccttccactactgtgaagaggggtgcaaaTGAAGCTCGGGATGAGCGGCTCTTCGTTGTAACGCCTCGGCTTCTCGCTCCCTCACAATGAGGTTGGCACGTCGATGACAAGCCCTTTCTCAAGAGAGTTGCTAGTGGCGTTCATGAAGCGCCGCCTGTTCTTCAACCGAATGCACGACATGCGGCCTgctcccgctgccgttccttcaatGCAGCCTGCTCTTCAGCAGAATTAAACAAatgcggcctccccatctgactgcggggcctgaactggcgggaaacaGCGGGTGCAAGACAAGTTAACATGTAATCACACCCTTTCCAACCTCCGGAGGAAGGGTACACCTGTGACTGGCTCGTGCCTTGCGGTGCGTCTCCTCCTTCATGCATACAAAACCCCGCTTTAAAGGGCGTGTGATGAATCGACAGTGGCTGAATTGGTTAGCGTGGTGATCTTGCAACGCAGAGGTTGGTGGTTCGAATCCGCATCCTGACAAGCAATTTTTATTCTTGCACAGCTCGAGTTTTTGCATATGGCAACACCAACaccgacacgagtgaggcaatacaaacTTCACTTCAATACTCTCGGAAAGCTATTTGCATTTATTTGGCATGAACAGTTGATTGATCACAAAGGATGCCAAGGCAGAACTTCCCTTCAATTCTTAGCACAAACCATGGCACCAGCAATGTCATTGTGACAGATTTCACAGTGCTTTCCCAGTCTAGGCTCTTCTTGTGATGCAAAGTCCATAGGACTTATgttttcgtttcttcacttaCTTTAGAATACAGCATAACCCCTTTTAATCATTAAACAATGAACTTAGACCCAAACAGATGGTGATTAAGTGCGAGTGGGTGCTTGGACAGGGCGTTTAACAGACTAGTGTCACCACCTATCTACAACTGTCAGCTTATTTCTTGGCCATAAAGCTTCTTGTTCAAGATTACACTGATCTACCTGCAATTCCGAAGTGCAATGTATCATTCAGCTGGGCTACAATTCCTTTGCAATACGCCTTTCTGAACAGAAGCAGCACTATTTGGCATTATTGTGCAAAAATGTAAAACCATCTCCAGATGGAGGTATGATCCTCAAGGATGCATACCCACTTTCCAGCACAAAAGCTACTACCGCTGCTTCTCTTCTTATAGTAGTGGAAACTAGCACACTATAAATGGCACCTCTAATGAAAACACTTCCAAGCAGGTATACACTAAAGGCCCAAAATCAGAATTTATTCGTGGTATGCACAACTGGAGACACAAAATAATTGTATCAAGTTCGTTATATAGAATTGTGCCTGAGAGCAAGGAATATTTGCCAACAGGAgggcataccgtatttactcacataatgatggcattttgtcaaaaaaattgacacaaattcaggggtgcgatcattacgcgggttaaatttcccacgaaaagaaacattttcttttttcatcccgcatttggtGCGGGATGACAATGggtcaacaagcaggcggctgtCACAGTCAGTGTGGGACactaaaacaaaaatggtggccggcggagCAAGACGAATGCGCCAaacgcgattatttttcttctcgctagtacattacgtgcattgaaacagtttcttctgtatcagtaatgaacaatattgttaatatcggcaagtttgcaactataacatagccatgtccactttgaggggacagaaacagagatgggcgcgtttagctgccagtgacatagaaacatgTCGGGCATgttgcggaaactgcggcatttgtcttcactgctatcctaaaacaggacgtttccgctaagggtgggagaatatcttagctgtgttgcaAGCATCgtcgtatgaatagggtacacaaCTAACATATCAGTgcaaacgtggccactatcgttaccgctcgcgatttgttgcgtgcccatatgtgcagacgagaagaatcgaaaggcaccttttatgttgttgttgttgagcaaaaccattatgaagcctacaaacaataaagccgaggcaaatttggttgtagcttttctttttttttcatggaagtgcagaaagtgataaaaggaatgaaatggggcatctgcttaggAATGTTGGGTGcctgcagaccgcttggtatgtcttcaagagtcattcgcgtagcatttgacagatggtaagtgtgattatcattagctagacttggcacacgacatatcgctgcgacaagttcagggtgcaatcATCACGCGGGAAAGAAAAGCATCTAAATTTTGACAACAAacttcaggggtgcgatcattacgcaagtgcattcattatgcgtgtaaatacggtaatatgTGGGGAAAAAAAGGAGAGCAAAATTAGTGAGCCTGCATGGATTTCAACTTAATGACACAAGCATAGTCTGCAGAGTTGCTGCTACTGCTGTCACCTGCTCCAAGTGAACATTTAGATGTTCCTTTAAGACATAACGGCATAAGGCGAAAACAAAACAGTGGACCACACCCCATTTCTGAGGATTGTCCCCCAAATTATCAGCCTGGAGTAGGTGTGTACCCAAGAGGACTACACTGGTGCAATATGAAACTATTCCTTACATCCAGTGAAGCAAACTCTTGCAAAACTGAGTGCTCTGGCCAATGGTGGGTGGCAAATCTGCACTTGTTGCCATCGAGACATGCTGATGACAGTTACGACACTGGTAGAATGCGCCCAATGCTAAAGCATGGTAAAAACATTAACTCCTGTCACTTTGGCAGAAACGAAAAACCTAGAAGAATACACTACCACACTGGCAGGCATACGAAAGAGGCAATGAACGAGAAGTCTAGTGGCTATGTGATGGGGAAGACGACCTAAATTGCTCCTTGAACagtaaatgagaagaaagggggttaaccgaagggcccgatttttattagtcatatcataagaagccaacaaacactgacaccaaggacaacataggggaaattacgtgtgcttaataaatgaaataaataaactatagattaatggaaattaaagtggatgatttccactatgttgtccttgatgtcagtgtttgttggcttcttatgatatcccTGAACAGTAGTATTTCAGGGAATACTGAAACTCCTCATTCAATGTGTCTTGACCAAAAAACCATGAAACAAATTCTAACTCTGAGATTCGATGTTCCAAAGCCACTACAGATCATAGAGGAAGGAGGGTTCTGGGTTAAATTCAACAACCCGCAGTTCCTTAATGTGTGCCTAAATCAAAGTAGACAAACATTCTTGCTTTCAACCCACATCAGAATGTAGCCACCATGACCAAGAATTTAACCGGTAACCTTGTGCTCAGCCACAGAATGCCATAGCCGCTGAGACACTGTGGCAGATCCAATAACTTAGCACCTCAGTAAGATGGAATCCTAACTGTTGTGTTAAGACAAAAAATGTACTCTGTCCAAATATACGGGCTGTGTTGCCTACAACCACCAGGCTATGTAAGGGAATCTCAGACATACCACAAGTTCCAATGCTTTGGGAAATGAAAGGAAGTCTCGTACTCATCATCCAGAGGTTTAGAGTATCAGCAGTGCCCCAGGAACTGCACCGTACAGCTGAATGATATATATTGTGAAGGCCGTATACATTTGACAAAGGCTGTAGTACATGCCAACAAAAATGCAAAGTCGATAATTTTATGCAGTTCAAGGAAGACGTCCGAACTGCTGCCAGAATGCAACTTAAAGCATGGGCCTAGGCTTCATTTCAAAGCATAGTTGCTAGCtttgttttgaaaaaaaatttaaagaaaaaatcacAACAGTGACACCCACACCTGGCAACAGACAACATTGTAGCAGCAATTTTCTGAGAGGTGCAAGCTCGTTactttttgcagaaaaaaaaaactaatatacACAACCCTGAATCACCCCCTGCTGTAGACAACTAACGCTAAATGACATAATAGGTGAGAGCTTCGACCTGCAGAATCGAGAAAATGTATCCCTGAACTGAACTACTCTAACAACGGCTTCCATTCAACCATGCAAGGCTACGATGAGCTATGCATTACCAATGTCCATATCTTGCATTTTCACACTACACCACCTGTTTAACGTAAGCAGTGCACTAGAAGACTTAACTAAGGTAGTGACTTTCCAGTGAAATGAACTCATCTTTTCTAGCAAGTATCACAGGACAGAAGCCCCTTTCTGGCTCATGTTTGTGCCAAAGAGTGTCATATTGAAATGTAGCAGTTTATTTACCTCCACCATTGCTTCAGGCCAAGAACTTAAGGGACAACCCTCATAAAAACAAGTGCTCCAACGAAAGGAAAGGAACAACTGATATGGTCAGGCATACTTGCTGTCAGCAAAAGCACCCAGTAACACTTGCAAAGCGGTTAACCAGAAATGAGACTTCACAGATGCAGCACTAAAAGAGGAAAGTTTAACAGAGCGCATCATCTATGTCGACAGTGCTGTTTCACACATTTGCACAACACTTGTTCAGGCCTTATTAAAATGCTCAAGAACTAAGCTTTTGGCAGATCCAACAACTTTCTTTTACAAGCTTAAACTCAACAATACCAGTGTTTTTGAGAAAAGAGCTAAGCTGCTGCAAGAAGCCAGCAACAAGATCTCATCAGTTGAAGCTATGGTGATCTAAATCTGCAAGCCACAGAGCATGATATTTTTACTCTTGGGCAATTTCTTGCAACAATGCAGCAAAAAGTGCAGAAAGTACAGAAAAAGCACATGCATGAGATTGTTGCTGGGTGTAGTCCCAAATTTGATTGTCACATTGAACAACATAGAGAATGTTCCTTACATGCACAATTGGCTCATTACATGGACAGTCATCCGCGGCATAAGTTTACAAGACAGGTTACATGACAAATGTCAACTCCTGCTATTTTAAAGCGCGGTGCTTCTAATTGAATGTGTCACTATGTAGGTTTAAATGCAATGGGCTGAAATTTCAAATCTCTCACTATCTGCCAGGCTTCTCTGGAATTAGGTGTTTCTTGCAAATCCTATGTCGCACAAAATTTTTTGGCCAGCTATACTTGCTCTTACCATGTCCAACAGAGTGCTAGAGCTCACATCTGGCTCTAGGTGAAACCTCCCGACATGAGGACAACATTCTCACTCGCAAAGTTTTGGTGAACATGGCGGTGCCCGACCTGTTAGCGTGCCCCCAGCAGAAGCTTCAGTTATGACCTACCTTGCCCTTTCGTGCCTCTTCCACTGCATTTTATGGCTACACCATCCAATACACAGCAGCAGGACTATGTAGTACAGTGTTGTAATTAAAGAGAATGCCCAGTAAATATTTGACTGCCGATTACAGATTAGATATGGCTTAAACAATGCGTTTCAACGCACAGTAATTAGCCTAACATCTTAATGGCAATTTTATTTTCTCTTGATAAAATGCGATTTTGTTGGCTTTATTACCAGCCAACCCTTTACAGGTGGATTGTACTGTAGAACTCTTTCCCACCACTAGGCTGCTGTGATGTTTCTTTCATATCCTGAGCTGCTAAAATACCTCAGCAAGCGGAACtagtcaatagagagttttagcagtgccATGTTACTGTACAGTAAGTGTGGTAAACAGAAAAGGATTACTGTTCCCTACTAACGTTCCGCGATGAATATGGTAATTTGAATGATAGCGGTTAATATTCAGACCTTGCAGAATAAAACAACTATGTGCTGAGCACGAAATATTCATCTTGGCAAATATTACAAAGCTCTAGCTTGTCCATACATGTCTTAGTCTTTATGGTAGAGCTGGGTTATGTATGGCAAACATAGACGCCACTAACAATTTACAGTAACAAAGCCGGCAGCGACATCTTTGGCACTTTGTCCAACagcatgtgaaacactttttttgTTACATAGGTGCTCTCGTCGAAGCAATACATTAAAAACACTGCTTGTAGCAAATTGCACCGCTGCCGACACtttacaccagcagataagtAGGACATTGTTGGTTACAGCAAGAATATCTCTGCGTCCCCTCTGAATAAACTCGCCACCAAGAGATGGCAACACCAACCCGAATAGTGCTTTGTTCCTTTTTTTGCAatgttttctttcctgtttttcttttttatatagatTTTTTGTTTCTCATTTAACCCGAGCATATTATTCACCCATTACGAAGGGTACGGCCacaagttcagttcagctcaAGTTTATTTCTCCGGTTAGAAGTGCTGCCTATTTAGCTGTGAGATCAAGCAGAGTCGTCTACCAGCTATCCCTGGCTGAAGTCCCGACAGATTGCACCCTGCGTCGTCTGCTATGCCAtacatgtttacctgtgtgcatATGGCACGCATATCTTCAGACCATTTTTTCTGTGGTAGGAGCACAACCGTAAAAGCTGGTCTGCATTTTCTGACGATGCATAGAAGCAGTTAGCGTTTCACTGTCGTCTTTGCACTGTAGCAAAATCAGTGACTCGTTAACTGGTCGCTCGTTAACTGGTCGTGTATCGCagcaaattaaaaagaaaagcggaGATACATGCTTAAAATTTGTGAGGTAAAGTGCGCACCATCTTTCTACTGTAACTTTGTTGCTCAGGATTGCTGACTTTTTATAACCAGTGCAAGGTTTGCAGAGAATGCAGAAATAATAAAGTTGCACAACAAATTTAGCACGGCATGCAGAACGCCAATGAAACATGCACAAAAAGCCCCGAGGAAGGATTGAAACATTGTTTGGCTGAGTGCCAGTTGCCTGTTGAATGGCAATTTGTGCTTCTTTCAAGTAGGAAGAACCTTTCAGCAAATTTCGTGCAAGAATGCGGCATTAGAAGGCAATGTAAAATCAGTTCACTGAGGCCAGCGCGTCTCATTACCAGAAAATTGGGCCACATAATCCCCAGCAATGTGCTGCCATGTACATTTCAATGAGTGTCGCCGAACCACAGCCACTCTAACGTGACGATAGTGCTGCCACCTTTAGCTTGATCTCGCTGAGAATACGTGCTGCCACTTCCATCACGTTGTAGAAGGAGACTTAAGATTAACTCGCCCCTTGGTCCTACGTTGGTCAAAAACGCACATGAGGCACAGCGTGAACTCTATTGTAGGCTCCAGTTTTTCACTGTCTTGGCTCGGTCTAGCTCGGCTCGCAAAACACTGTGTGCGTGTTACCTTATGCGGTATAGACTCCGTACTGTCTAGTATGCCACACGAAAAGTCTTCCTGTACAGTATTACTACACTTACCATATAGTAACATGGCACTGCTAAAAGTCTAACTGAAGTATTTCTCACTGACAGCATGCTAACACACACATGTACGCTTACAACAAATATTGGATATAGCAATGGTATTTTAACATATGATGTAATAAGTCAATGAAATTTGTGTTAGCCAAATTACCTAGTAGAACCTTAACACTACATCTTTTTCCTCCCACTTGCTTCCACGGCCAGTGTCGAGCTGGCCATACCAGAAGAGGCCAAAGCGCAGGTGGCCATGCTGCACCGGCCACCTTCTTATAGGATGGTCTGACAAATTTTTTCATAGATGGCTGTGCAGTGCcaaccatttttgttttggcttTTGCACACTAGATGGACATACTTCTTCACACTTTCAGCAGGAGTTCATAGTAAATCAATGAAAGTTTCCCGTTCGCCACGCTATGTTGTTGTAGCTGTTGCAACCAGTGTGCCAGGCTCGAAAAAAAGCTCACAGGCTTCCGAGTGGGCTTTTTTTCAGCACTTACCACGAAACACCATGTAGCAGAATGTGAGGAGATATGCCTAGTTTTCAATGGCCAAGTCAAAAAGTGCAAGAGGCATTCTGAGCGCAAAAAACAAAGCTGCACTATACATTCCTGCATGTTTGAAACTATGCTTTTCTCAAACTGCATCTGATGCTGAAGCATTTTGCGATGTCTGTAGTAGATTTTACAGCGATAATCTTGCAGCATGGAACCCATTGAACGTAGCAGGAAAACGCGATGTGAAACGCCGGGCACAGCAGAGCGCCCAATGGGACGAAGCGAATGGGTGAACGCCATTCACACAGGCTACGTACACACTGTGGGCAAACATCTATGCCACAGCACACGGTATGAAGCAGTTAATGGGTAGGCGCAGTAAAACAAACTAAACACTACTGCTGCCGCCAACGCACCTCATCCACTTGTGCctgtgtttgctgtatccgctTGGAGGCGGCCTGGTGCTGGGGGTTCGGGGGCCTCGGTGCCCCCTCCTGGTCGGCCCCCGGCTGGGCTCCTGCAGCTCCTGGCTGAGACCTGTAACACAAGTAAATAAATACATCACACTTCCCAAAGTGAATTAAGTTCTGCTAACTTCCTTCTGAGATGCAGGTATAGAGTTACAAGGCAAATTTCAGCCAATTCTAAACTGTTTAAATATGTTAAGTcctttttcctctcttttttccAGCTGTATTTGCTGTGTACATTGTGCAGCCCCATGACCACCCTCTGTGCAATGCTTATTGTGAAGGTACTCGTAAATTTCTGCGAGCCTGTGCATATCAAGCAATGAAGTGCTGCTGTGTTTTGCCAACCCACTCATATCTGATCTGTGACCAGTGGTTTAAGCCTAGCCAGGAGGCACGCTTTGTCCATGTACTTTAGCCACACCTCATTGGCATATTGCACTCTGTTTGCATGCCTAAATAAATCTAGTCAATTCTACAGACATAAACCTACAACCTCTGCATGACATGCTCGAAGCTCTACCAACTGAACTACAGCCACGGCTGCCACCCTTAAATTTCTTGGGCATTTGTGTGTACTTGTAGTAGACCCAGCCCTGGAGGCCTTTGTTAACCAGTGTTGTTCCCAGCCATTGCAGCGGATGTGGAATTATCCTGTCATGTATGTCACGTCAAGTATGTGAACTTGCAAACAGGAAATCGGCCAACATACAGTTCAAGGGTACAGGTTCAAAGGTACAGAACAAGCTGCAGAGGTATGTGATCAAACCAGTTCACAAACTGATAATACATAATAATATAACACCACGCTGGGACTGTCAATGTAGCTGCCAAGAGGTTTGATGGTTAAATCCATACTCAGTGCAAAAATACAGCTAAAACTCAAAGGGAGTTTTGGGTAGCACCCTGTAGTCAACATGAAACCTGTTCCTGGACGGTAGTTATTGATTAAATTATTTAGAAGTTATATTTCTTGGAAGCTATTCCCATTTCACGAGTGATCTCACAAATGAGAAAGACATGCAAGCACATGCCCTCCCCCAATGTAGAACTGTTTccatttattttttactttacTGTAGGCACTTTATGACATTAATGTTATGAAAGACTTAAGTGCTCAGAAATAACTTGCTTTAAGTAAAAATTAGGCAAACTCTTAACTATACCAGAATACACATTGTGTCTACAAGTGATCATTTTATAGAAACGACATACAATTGCTCTTTATGCCCATGCCCTCATATCAAAATATAACTTATAGTTTGTGTAAATAATTAGAGCACCATGCTTACGTTTGTTACAATTCTCTGTTATCTTTTGCATCTAGTATAATGCTGCAGTGCAACTTTTCTGTGAGCAACCATCACATAAGCGAGTTATATTTTTAGACTGCATTTGTTCATTTACGTTTGTGTTTTATAATTACTGCAGTTATGAGTAAATTCTTTTTTCATTATAAAGTGATCATGCGATATTCTTTGTATCCAATATTGCAAAGGACTGATAACAACCCGCATAATCAGTAAATACAAAACAAGATGTCACAAGGGAAGGAAATGTTAAGCTTATGCATGCAACACACCCATGGCTTGCATGGGTGGTCTACTTACAGGTACATATTCAGTACATAGGACAAACTGCCCTAGAATAGCTGAAATGAGAGCATGATCTTGTAGAGGAAATACAAAACATAAGCTCGGTgtcacagcaacaaaaaaataGGGCACTGATACTATCTGCAAAGGCCTCAATAGGATGGTTCGATCGCAATTCTCTCATGTGAGAGACAATGTGCAATGACATGAGCTTGCAATTTCAACCAGTGTATGCCTGGGGATACAGGTTCATGATGCAACTATTATCTGAGGAGCACAATTACATTAAAGGACCAAATTCAACAAAAGGAGACTCCAGAATAGACGTCACATAATGCTGGATGAAAACGATCAAAATTATGGTACTTTGCTTTCCCTGTCATCGGGCATCATGTAAATTTTTGATGTATGTGCTAACCGGTGAACATATTTGAAAAGGTTAATGGGACATAGAAAATGTTGTGGTAGATGGGCTAATTATATTCTGAAATAACAAATAGACTGAAGTGAGAGTTCCAGAAAATGACAAAACAAAGAGGTGGATGCACGCTGAAATTCCTGCAAGTTCCCTTGATATCATAGCTTGCAGCAACAGGATAGTGAATTGTTCTTTACTATTAAACATTCATTTTAtcacattaataaaataggtcAGGAACGTAGTTTGACTTATGTAGACTTTTCATAGAAAAATGGGATCTCTAAATTTATGGAATATTACTGTGTAATATAACATCACATTAAAGTAATTGGCTATATGGTCTGGGCCATAAATTAACTGCAATTAACTGCAAAGCTGCTGTCTACAAGTCCAGCTTCATTTTGCCCTTGCTTGTGGAGTACTTTGTATCTACTACTACCCTTCCCTGCCAGAGCAGTCGTTAAGGAAATTTGTTAACAACATTGCACAAGCTTAGTTAAGCATTCTTGCTTTTGAAGCTGACTGGAAGACTTGTTGTATGCGTGTTTA
It includes:
- the LOC135920178 gene encoding vesicle-associated membrane protein 3-like isoform X1 — protein: MYLSQPGAAGAQPGADQEGAPRPPNPQHQAASKRIQQTQAQVDEVVGIMRVNVEKVLERDQKLSDLDDRADALQQGASQFEQQAGKLKRKFWWKNCKMWAILIGVIAIIIIIIIVYASTSTSSTKTK
- the LOC135920178 gene encoding vesicle-associated membrane protein 3-like isoform X5, coding for MYLSQPGAAGAQPGADQEGAPRPPNPQHQAASKRIQQTQAQVDEVVGIMRVNVEKVLERDQKLSDLDDRADALQQGASQFEQQAGKLKRKFWWKNCKMWAILIGVIAIIIIIIIVWASTG
- the LOC135920178 gene encoding vesicle-associated membrane protein 3-like isoform X3, which translates into the protein MSQPGAAGAQPGADQEGAPRPPNPQHQAASKRIQQTQAQVDEVVGIMRVNVEKVLERDQKLSDLDDRADALQQGASQFEQQAGKLKRKFWWKNCKMWAILIGVIAIIIIIIIVYASTSTSSTKTK